A single genomic interval of Desulfurobacteriaceae bacterium harbors:
- a CDS encoding C4-type zinc ribbon domain-containing protein, producing MLREELLELQKKEIELLRLETRKKELQEEKKKLQEEIEDIEKKIESAKLKLEEKKNELRELKDFIRYKEERIEELKKQKDSVKSREEYKKILRAIAKSEDEIIKTKQKITGIETEVEALKEAYAKVKEQFKPELMEISEKISEIDAEISTYNRKIEDVKKEIEDIKSSIEPEELSKFEKLKEKFHGLVFADISSGSCEGCGITYSSAEYKELRSNLKAGVSKCPYCGRFIFCKETVQGKK from the coding sequence ATGCTAAGAGAAGAACTTCTTGAACTTCAAAAGAAAGAAATAGAACTTTTAAGACTAGAAACTAGAAAAAAAGAATTGCAGGAAGAAAAGAAGAAACTACAAGAAGAAATAGAAGACATTGAAAAGAAAATTGAAAGCGCCAAGTTAAAACTTGAAGAGAAGAAGAATGAGCTTAGAGAACTAAAGGACTTTATTAGGTACAAAGAAGAGAGAATAGAAGAGTTAAAAAAACAAAAAGATAGTGTAAAGAGTAGGGAAGAATACAAGAAAATCTTAAGAGCAATTGCAAAAAGTGAAGACGAGATAATCAAAACAAAACAGAAAATTACAGGTATTGAAACAGAAGTAGAAGCACTTAAAGAGGCATATGCCAAAGTAAAGGAACAATTTAAGCCAGAACTCATGGAAATTTCCGAGAAGATTTCTGAGATTGATGCTGAAATCTCTACCTATAATAGAAAGATTGAAGATGTTAAAAAAGAAATAGAAGACATAAAATCCTCCATTGAACCTGAAGAACTTTCTAAGTTTGAAAAATTAAAAGAAAAATTTCACGGACTTGTTTTTGCCGATATAAGTTCAGGTTCTTGTGAAGGGTGCGGTATTACTTACTCAAGTGCTGAATATAAAGAGCTGCGTTCCAACCTAAAAGCAGGTGTTAGTAAGTGTCCTTACTGTGGAAGGTTTATCTTTTGTAAAGAAACTGTTCAAGGTAAGAAATAA
- a CDS encoding YlbF family regulator: protein MSAEVIKKASELAQAIAQSEELASLRAAEAKLQMNEEAMELLHEVQRLQQMAQMAQTPEAMQKLEEAFKKFSENEIAKEYLEASQRFNQMIETVNHLLQEAIEGPKSHGHGCSGCSGCGV from the coding sequence ATGTCCGCAGAAGTAATCAAAAAAGCATCAGAACTAGCTCAAGCTATAGCTCAATCTGAAGAACTAGCGAGTTTAAGAGCTGCAGAAGCAAAGCTTCAAATGAACGAAGAAGCTATGGAACTTTTGCACGAAGTACAAAGACTTCAGCAAATGGCTCAAATGGCTCAAACTCCTGAAGCTATGCAAAAGCTTGAAGAGGCTTTCAAGAAATTTTCTGAAAATGAAATAGCAAAGGAGTATTTAGAGGCAAGCCAAAGATTTAATCAAATGATAGAAACCGTTAACCATCTTCTACAAGAAGCTATTGAAGGTCCAAAATCACATGGACATGGTTGTTCTGGCTGCTCCGGTTGTGGAGTATAG
- a CDS encoding 4Fe-4S binding protein, with protein MAHKIDPELCIGCGACASVCPTNCIHPTDDGKYYIVAEDCIDCGACVEVCPTDAISAE; from the coding sequence ATGGCTCACAAGATTGATCCAGAACTCTGTATCGGTTGTGGAGCGTGCGCTTCTGTATGTCCAACAAACTGCATTCATCCAACAGATGATGGCAAGTACTACATCGTTGCAGAAGACTGCATCGACTGTGGTGCTTGCGTAGAAGTTTGCCCAACAGACGCGATCTCTGCAGAATAG
- the frr gene encoding ribosome recycling factor: MIQELLKDADKRMQKAVEVLKGEFAGLRTGRASTVLVEDIKVDYYGSPMTIKQIAQISIPEPNQIMIQPWDVSVIPNIEKAIRDSDLGAQPQRDGNIIRIILPPLTEERRRELVKKAGKLAEQAKIAVRNIRHEVMKELDKLKKEGGYSEDDIKRAKDELQKITDKHTKKIDELLQKKEEEILTV; this comes from the coding sequence ATGATACAGGAACTATTAAAAGATGCGGATAAAAGAATGCAAAAAGCTGTAGAAGTTCTTAAAGGCGAGTTTGCGGGTCTTAGAACTGGAAGAGCTTCTACAGTACTTGTAGAGGACATAAAAGTTGACTACTACGGTAGTCCTATGACCATTAAACAAATAGCTCAAATCTCTATTCCCGAGCCTAACCAGATTATGATTCAACCTTGGGATGTTTCTGTTATTCCTAACATAGAAAAGGCTATTAGAGATTCAGATTTAGGGGCTCAGCCTCAAAGGGATGGAAACATCATAAGAATTATTCTTCCACCTCTTACAGAGGAAAGAAGAAGAGAACTTGTTAAAAAGGCTGGGAAACTTGCAGAACAAGCGAAAATTGCTGTTAGAAACATCCGTCATGAGGTAATGAAAGAGCTTGATAAATTAAAGAAAGAAGGTGGGTATTCTGAGGACGACATTAAAAGAGCAAAGGATGAACTCCAAAAGATAACGGATAAACATACAAAGAAGATAGACGAACTCCTCCAGAAAAAGGAGGAGGAAATTCTCACAGTCTAA